In Deinococcus aquaedulcis, one genomic interval encodes:
- a CDS encoding transposase, giving the protein MFDKALQTVEQDGVPFCRTPARLARDFQVQPSATTVRRWFHAPRDEASAASQHHTFSGVLCVDEVYQRDKAILLAVDPHSPAPFLATQVIVDHLQPAHLEAFFQRLKAEGVTPRQLVTDESRLYPAVVTKVWPEVTHQRCPFHVAKNMHERLSEVLRTWRRGLPTPPVNPTKRPSLRGRARDQDSPLAQRKTAAMHEVFRLREAGLSQGAIVRITGHGINTVKKWLAGPRPAEGTAEGLSSEAASPPPPGWTSWAQVGQVRNSLMGHKGWLLGQAARWTEEQRTRFAVLLDSPLGEQVRTVRALIEGWAALWRRPDGARPTVAESRQHFDAWVKDPRFQTDPTMSSLVKRLAGKFDHLVPFLSEPTWQGTNNAAERAARAFRRWQRPHYRLRTQRSIERQLAGKAKGVIQPLMPVGRCVRGRSIMTAAL; this is encoded by the coding sequence GTGTTTGACAAGGCCCTGCAAACCGTTGAACAGGACGGTGTGCCGTTTTGCCGCACACCCGCACGGTTGGCCCGCGACTTTCAGGTGCAGCCGTCGGCCACCACGGTGAGGCGTTGGTTTCATGCCCCACGGGATGAAGCGTCAGCCGCATCCCAGCACCACACCTTCAGCGGTGTGCTGTGCGTGGACGAGGTGTATCAGCGCGACAAAGCCATTCTCCTGGCGGTGGATCCGCACAGCCCGGCGCCCTTCCTGGCCACGCAGGTGATCGTGGATCACCTGCAACCCGCGCACCTGGAAGCCTTTTTTCAGCGATTGAAGGCTGAAGGCGTCACACCGCGCCAACTCGTGACCGATGAAAGCCGTCTGTATCCAGCTGTCGTGACGAAGGTCTGGCCAGAGGTCACCCATCAGCGCTGCCCCTTCCATGTGGCGAAGAACATGCACGAGCGGCTCAGTGAAGTGCTGCGCACCTGGCGGCGCGGCTTACCCACCCCGCCGGTGAATCCCACGAAGAGGCCCTCATTACGGGGCCGGGCGCGCGATCAGGATTCACCACTGGCCCAGCGGAAAACCGCTGCCATGCACGAGGTGTTCCGGCTGCGGGAAGCCGGGCTGTCTCAAGGGGCCATCGTGCGCATCACCGGCCATGGCATCAATACGGTGAAAAAGTGGCTGGCCGGTCCCCGGCCAGCGGAAGGTACAGCAGAGGGACTGTCGAGTGAAGCCGCCAGCCCACCCCCGCCGGGGTGGACGTCCTGGGCGCAGGTAGGACAGGTGCGCAACAGCCTCATGGGGCACAAAGGCTGGCTCCTGGGACAGGCAGCCCGATGGACAGAAGAGCAGCGCACGCGCTTTGCCGTGCTACTGGACTCTCCGTTGGGCGAACAGGTGCGCACGGTGCGGGCCCTGATTGAAGGCTGGGCGGCGCTCTGGCGCCGCCCAGATGGTGCCCGCCCAACCGTGGCGGAGAGTCGGCAACACTTCGACGCGTGGGTCAAGGACCCACGCTTTCAGACCGATCCCACGATGAGCAGTTTGGTCAAGCGACTGGCCGGCAAGTTCGACCACTTGGTGCCGTTTTTGAGTGAGCCAACCTGGCAGGGAACGAACAATGCGGCTGAGCGGGCAGCGCGGGCGTTTCGTCGCTGGCAGCGCCCGCACTACCGGTTGCGGACGCAACGGTCCATTGAGCGGCAGCTGGCTGGAAAAGCGAAGGGGGTAATTCAGCCCCTGATGCCGGTTGGACGCTGTGTCAGAGGGCGTTCCATCATGACGGCTGCGCTGTAA
- a CDS encoding IS4 family transposase — protein sequence MNNTRSRPPHDTLHAALKAAFVLDARRLAVLTALVLAIVQARSVVLYTLKNHVALSGTRAVRYQRLLRFVRFTMPDGLYTAFVLKLLPPGDLWLILDRTNWKLGKSDVNILLLSATWKSFSFPLLWILLPHGGSSAQVDRNALLARFLALRGERKVAGVLADREFVGRDWFTLLDQNGIAPCIRLQAISKLNGVPVWACFRKLQKGEVRVWHSKAEVYGVKLRVLATKNAAGEMLYLAYQGFSGPNLRRYAMRWQCENLHAALKTRGFNLEDTGLMRATRLSTLLVAVSLAFVWSCLTGEFVAARQQVKRKKHGYAEISVFRLGLDTLQDLTTSQNSA from the coding sequence ATGAACAACACTCGGAGCCGACCCCCACACGATACCCTACACGCCGCCCTGAAGGCGGCGTTCGTTCTTGACGCACGTCGCCTCGCCGTCCTCACGGCCCTCGTCCTCGCCATCGTGCAAGCACGAAGCGTCGTGCTATACACGCTTAAAAACCACGTCGCCTTGTCTGGTACCCGCGCTGTCCGTTACCAGCGTCTGCTTCGCTTCGTGCGATTCACCATGCCTGACGGCTTGTACACGGCGTTCGTCCTCAAGCTCCTCCCGCCCGGCGACCTCTGGCTCATCCTTGACCGCACCAACTGGAAGCTCGGAAAAAGCGATGTCAACATCTTGCTGCTTTCAGCCACTTGGAAGTCGTTTAGCTTTCCCCTGCTTTGGATCCTCTTGCCCCACGGCGGCAGTAGCGCTCAAGTTGACCGCAACGCGCTGTTGGCGCGCTTTCTCGCTTTACGAGGCGAGCGCAAGGTCGCAGGTGTGCTTGCAGACCGGGAGTTCGTCGGACGCGACTGGTTCACGTTGCTCGACCAAAACGGTATCGCTCCTTGCATCCGATTGCAAGCGATATCGAAGCTGAACGGCGTGCCCGTGTGGGCGTGTTTCCGCAAGCTTCAGAAGGGCGAGGTGCGCGTGTGGCATTCCAAGGCCGAGGTCTACGGCGTCAAGTTGCGCGTCCTGGCGACGAAGAACGCCGCTGGGGAGATGCTCTATCTCGCCTACCAGGGCTTCTCTGGCCCGAACTTGCGGCGCTACGCGATGCGGTGGCAGTGCGAGAACTTGCACGCTGCTCTGAAGACCCGCGGCTTCAATCTCGAAGATACTGGCTTGATGAGGGCCACTCGACTCTCGACCTTGCTCGTCGCCGTCTCGCTTGCCTTCGTCTGGTCGTGTCTCACAGGCGAGTTCGTCGCCGCACGGCAGCAGGTGAAGCGCAAAAAGCACGGCTACGCCGAGATCAGCGTCTTTCGGCTCGGCCTCGACACCCTACAAGACCTAACTACCAGTCAAAACTCGGCATAG
- a CDS encoding 3'-5' exonuclease — protein MATVRYGRRGRYQETVLYDRAQAVPRPQATPAQLAALEKAGQVRKKHEQRRREEEAAQLAQDEADWQAWLDDQAAQGRAALREIVARGNWVTLDTETTELDCPEVVEIAVVAPGGEVLHQSLVRPVGLVSEGARAVHGITDTELATAPGWPEVWAQVRPHIEGKELVAWNAGFDQDAMQRSSRLQGLELPDLDWRCAMSAAAPIWGEWSDYWDGFRYVSLAEACWREGVQVSSPAHRATGDAQRVAALLVAITTTAEPQ, from the coding sequence GTGGCCACCGTGCGCTACGGCCGCCGTGGGCGCTATCAGGAGACAGTGCTGTACGACCGCGCGCAGGCGGTGCCCCGACCCCAGGCCACTCCCGCCCAACTGGCGGCGCTGGAGAAGGCCGGACAGGTCCGCAAGAAACATGAACAGCGACGGCGCGAGGAGGAAGCGGCTCAGCTTGCACAGGACGAGGCGGACTGGCAGGCCTGGCTTGACGACCAGGCGGCCCAGGGGCGCGCGGCCCTGCGCGAGATCGTGGCGCGCGGCAACTGGGTCACGCTGGACACCGAGACGACGGAGCTGGACTGCCCCGAGGTGGTGGAGATCGCCGTGGTGGCGCCCGGCGGCGAGGTCCTGCACCAGAGTCTGGTGCGGCCGGTGGGTCTTGTCAGCGAGGGAGCGCGCGCCGTGCATGGCATCACGGATACCGAGCTGGCCACGGCGCCGGGCTGGCCGGAGGTCTGGGCCCAGGTGCGGCCGCACATCGAGGGGAAAGAACTGGTGGCCTGGAATGCGGGATTTGATCAGGACGCCATGCAGCGCTCAAGCCGCCTGCAGGGGCTGGAGTTGCCTGACCTGGACTGGCGCTGTGCGATGAGCGCCGCTGCGCCGATCTGGGGTGAATGGAGCGACTACTGGGACGGCTTTCGGTACGTCTCGCTGGCCGAAGCCTGCTGGCGTGAGGGTGTGCAGGTGTCCAGCCCGGCCCACCGGGCGACCGGCGACGCGCAGCGGGTCGCGGCGCTGCTGGTGGCCATTACCACCACCGCCGAACCGCAGTGA
- a CDS encoding radical SAM protein: MLTYQCTAQCQYCGTFSSPNDKNKIDLQTAISAIDQAKELDFGNIVFTGGEATIEWESLVSSIKYAKSKGFPVRLVTNAHWASSDDQANAKIMELKAAGLDEINYSTGNQHIKFIPLSNIYRAISASLSNRLTTVLIIELHKNSLVSKDKVQFEIDRLIDSDLIKRYFKIIESPWMPTNPDKVGEYPSGLLKNKSNIDSCTGCDSVLQTYVLQGDGRISSCCGLGMRMIPELQDSSATREVFLEESIKSSTNDWFKLALKYIGPEKILAWAAEKNKNIVWEDMYAHRCQSCIRIYKDREVRSTIKEHFRELVADLCFSIYLDEKLALISANR; encoded by the coding sequence ATGTTAACGTATCAATGTACAGCCCAATGCCAATACTGTGGAACCTTCAGTTCTCCCAATGATAAGAACAAGATTGATTTACAGACTGCTATCTCTGCAATAGATCAGGCCAAGGAGTTGGATTTTGGCAATATAGTATTTACGGGCGGAGAAGCTACTATCGAGTGGGAGAGTTTGGTGTCAAGTATAAAATATGCCAAATCTAAGGGGTTTCCCGTACGTCTAGTAACGAATGCACACTGGGCCTCCTCCGACGACCAAGCCAATGCAAAAATAATGGAGCTGAAAGCTGCTGGTCTGGATGAAATTAATTATAGTACTGGAAATCAGCATATTAAATTCATCCCTCTGTCTAATATATATCGTGCAATCTCGGCATCTCTTTCAAATCGCTTAACAACTGTGCTTATTATTGAGCTGCATAAGAATAGTTTAGTAAGTAAAGATAAAGTACAATTTGAAATCGATAGATTAATAGATAGTGATCTTATAAAAAGATACTTCAAGATTATTGAAAGTCCTTGGATGCCGACAAACCCTGATAAAGTAGGAGAATATCCGAGCGGATTATTAAAGAATAAGAGCAATATCGATTCTTGCACTGGATGCGATAGTGTATTACAGACATATGTTCTGCAAGGCGACGGGCGAATTAGTTCCTGTTGTGGTTTGGGCATGAGGATGATTCCAGAATTACAGGATTCATCTGCCACTAGAGAAGTGTTTTTAGAAGAATCTATAAAAAGTTCTACAAATGATTGGTTTAAACTTGCACTAAAATATATAGGCCCAGAGAAAATATTAGCCTGGGCTGCGGAAAAAAACAAAAACATCGTGTGGGAAGACATGTACGCTCATAGATGTCAATCTTGTATACGCATATACAAGGACCGCGAAGTGCGCTCTACAATTAAAGAGCACTTCCGTGAGCTTGTAGCTGATCTTTGTTTTTCTATATATTTGGACGAGAAATTAGCGTTGATTTCGGCTAATCGCTAG
- the tcmP gene encoding three-Cys-motif partner protein TcmP — protein sequence MPAPDDFFNDSQRLASKIKTTIVVKYFKPWLDIMTKRVPKVGYVDLFCGPGKFVNEAGEEFPSTPLQILDLVAEFPTLTSTLHLHFNDADPAHAASLQAAMETHPAWDLICQRVSITSERVTAENVRAWIQPYPALYFLDPFGYGGFTFDDLDRIVREHGNDLLFFFNYNRFNPELNHPDLHIRRQPEILLGTQSYGQLQAKIQSITAPPQRQAIITDHLWTQLERGGFPQHFVVPFEFKFGDRDRTSHYLVFVSKNARARKIIREVMASMRTDRAGGSFEFNPHALQGGLFNGHFLLGDELCRKFAGRTLAVQQIIVEHDAANPRSPYVEKDYKATLKQLRDSNHITVIKPDGRTVPAHQMPDTALVTFR from the coding sequence TTGCCCGCCCCAGACGACTTCTTTAACGACTCCCAACGCCTGGCCTCCAAAATCAAGACCACTATCGTGGTCAAGTATTTCAAGCCTTGGCTCGACATCATGACCAAGCGCGTACCGAAGGTGGGGTACGTGGACCTGTTTTGTGGGCCTGGCAAGTTTGTGAATGAAGCTGGAGAAGAGTTTCCGTCAACTCCTCTTCAAATTCTCGATCTGGTGGCCGAGTTTCCGACATTGACCTCAACGTTACATCTGCATTTCAATGATGCAGACCCTGCCCACGCGGCCAGCTTGCAGGCAGCGATGGAAACTCATCCCGCGTGGGACCTAATCTGTCAAAGAGTCAGTATTACCAGTGAAAGGGTCACCGCGGAAAACGTCAGGGCTTGGATTCAGCCATACCCCGCTTTGTATTTTCTCGACCCTTTTGGATATGGTGGTTTCACGTTCGATGATCTGGACCGCATTGTGCGTGAGCATGGCAATGATTTGTTGTTCTTCTTCAACTACAACCGGTTTAACCCCGAATTAAATCATCCAGATCTTCACATTCGTCGTCAGCCCGAGATTCTGTTGGGCACGCAAAGCTACGGACAACTTCAGGCCAAAATTCAGTCCATAACGGCTCCTCCCCAGCGGCAAGCGATCATCACAGATCACCTTTGGACTCAGCTGGAGCGTGGCGGCTTTCCTCAGCACTTTGTTGTGCCGTTTGAATTCAAATTTGGTGATCGAGACCGAACCAGCCATTACCTGGTCTTCGTGTCCAAGAATGCGCGGGCTCGCAAAATCATTCGCGAGGTTATGGCCAGTATGCGAACGGATCGTGCTGGAGGGAGTTTCGAGTTTAACCCTCACGCGTTGCAGGGGGGGCTATTCAATGGGCATTTTCTCTTGGGAGACGAGCTATGTCGTAAGTTCGCTGGGCGCACCCTCGCCGTGCAGCAGATCATCGTAGAACATGACGCCGCGAACCCCCGCTCTCCCTATGTCGAGAAAGATTACAAAGCGACGCTGAAACAGCTGCGTGACAGCAATCACATCACGGTAATCAAGCCCGACGGTAGAACGGTGCCAGCACACCAGATGCCGGACACCGCTCTTGTGACTTTCAGGTGA
- a CDS encoding DUF5131 family protein encodes MARGKTGIEWTDKTWNPTTGCTKVSAGCKNCYAEEITKRFKNTFPEGFAFTIHPQRLEQPKSWRTPSRIFVNSMSDLFHEQMPLSYLKQIFEVMEACPHHVFQVLTKRGDRLAEVAHLLPWPDNVWMGVSVETQKYTSRIDALRQVPAKVRFLSCEPLLGPLTLDLTGIHWVITGGESGRRHRPIEEEWVRNIRDQCQAGGVAFFHKQWGGATPKKNGRLLDGRVWDEMPALLASLEDEVVELSAD; translated from the coding sequence ATGGCGAGGGGTAAAACGGGGATTGAATGGACGGACAAGACGTGGAACCCCACCACGGGCTGCACCAAGGTTTCGGCTGGCTGCAAAAACTGTTACGCCGAGGAAATCACAAAACGGTTTAAGAACACATTCCCAGAAGGATTTGCGTTTACGATCCACCCTCAACGGCTGGAGCAGCCAAAGAGCTGGCGAACACCCAGCCGAATTTTTGTTAATTCGATGTCTGACCTGTTCCACGAACAGATGCCGTTGAGTTATCTCAAACAGATATTCGAGGTCATGGAAGCGTGCCCGCATCATGTTTTCCAGGTACTGACCAAGCGAGGTGACCGACTCGCCGAAGTTGCTCACCTTCTGCCGTGGCCCGACAACGTGTGGATGGGCGTCTCCGTTGAGACCCAGAAGTATACGAGCCGCATTGATGCTCTTCGGCAGGTGCCAGCCAAAGTCCGATTTCTGTCATGCGAGCCTCTGCTGGGGCCACTGACGCTAGACCTCACCGGGATTCATTGGGTCATCACAGGCGGAGAGTCAGGCCGCCGTCATCGTCCTATTGAAGAGGAATGGGTCCGCAACATCCGGGACCAGTGTCAGGCAGGCGGAGTCGCGTTTTTCCATAAGCAGTGGGGCGGAGCCACGCCCAAGAAGAATGGCCGCCTTCTGGACGGTCGGGTCTGGGATGAGATGCCTGCGCTGCTGGCCTCTCTAGAGGATGAAGTAGTGGAACTGAGCGCTGACTGA
- a CDS encoding PadR family transcriptional regulator codes for MRLTPNALRVLALLYHDTEPHYGLSLSKTLSLGSGTLYPILDKLEDAGLLTGTWEDIDPHLAGRRPRRFYSLTGEGMRTFERERHALLATLQGGVPHA; via the coding sequence ATGCGTCTGACCCCCAATGCCCTGCGGGTGCTGGCCCTGCTGTACCACGACACTGAACCGCACTACGGTCTCTCCCTCTCCAAAACGCTCAGTCTGGGCAGTGGAACGCTCTATCCCATCCTGGACAAACTCGAAGACGCCGGTTTGCTCACCGGAACCTGGGAAGACATTGACCCTCATCTCGCAGGCCGTCGTCCTCGACGCTTCTATAGCCTCACAGGTGAAGGCATGCGCACCTTTGAGAGAGAGCGACATGCGCTTCTCGCCACTCTGCAAGGAGGCGTTCCCCATGCTTAA
- a CDS encoding competence protein CoiA, with the protein MPLRALLDGADLNAWNQETETWATLKQTYRQRQLRTVCCDQPAVPKTSSLGTFFFAHRQRGDCTSASETPEHLLAKSVIAQAAQDAGWHVVTECRGVTPEGEVWIADVLVQKGDHRIAFEVQWSPQTLADTVARQARYKQSGVRGLWLKRRRARERVPFEDETYDQDATPIFGLQHDESHFSVQPFDVPLRDFVQGALSRQLLYWPRGVQSARLGVTTTALTCWRCKRETNVIIDVHLAHPRHPEIYLLRNWDEGGMWSGESPVKQLLADVFTAERRRMLHLGAIKPRASKTVRQTYLSQGCAHCDALQGDFFIMEAQHEAYADGSARPPQQWWPVRFDFSTVGGAEWHFMSRPAT; encoded by the coding sequence ATGCCTCTGCGTGCGCTGCTGGACGGTGCGGATCTCAACGCCTGGAACCAGGAAACGGAGACTTGGGCGACGCTCAAACAGACCTACCGGCAGCGGCAGTTGCGGACCGTCTGCTGTGATCAGCCAGCCGTACCCAAGACCAGCAGTTTGGGTACGTTCTTTTTCGCTCACCGGCAACGCGGCGACTGCACGTCTGCCTCAGAGACTCCAGAGCACTTGCTGGCCAAAAGTGTGATCGCGCAAGCTGCTCAAGACGCCGGCTGGCATGTGGTGACCGAATGTCGGGGCGTTACGCCGGAGGGTGAAGTCTGGATTGCTGATGTGCTGGTTCAGAAGGGGGATCACCGCATCGCGTTTGAGGTGCAGTGGTCGCCTCAGACCCTGGCGGACACCGTGGCCCGGCAAGCACGATACAAGCAGAGCGGCGTGCGTGGCCTCTGGCTGAAGCGGCGCCGAGCACGAGAGCGCGTGCCTTTTGAAGATGAGACCTACGACCAGGATGCCACGCCCATCTTTGGCCTCCAGCACGACGAGTCGCACTTCAGTGTGCAGCCGTTTGACGTTCCGCTGAGGGATTTCGTGCAGGGGGCACTGAGCCGCCAGCTGCTGTACTGGCCCAGAGGGGTCCAGTCTGCCCGGCTGGGCGTGACGACCACCGCACTGACCTGCTGGCGCTGCAAGCGGGAGACCAATGTGATCATTGACGTTCACCTGGCGCATCCGCGTCATCCCGAGATCTACCTCCTGCGCAACTGGGACGAAGGGGGCATGTGGAGTGGCGAGTCCCCTGTCAAGCAGCTCCTGGCAGACGTCTTCACCGCAGAGCGGCGCCGAATGCTTCATCTCGGGGCCATCAAGCCCAGGGCGAGTAAGACGGTGCGGCAAACCTATCTGAGTCAGGGGTGCGCGCACTGCGACGCGCTGCAAGGAGACTTCTTCATCATGGAAGCTCAGCACGAGGCCTACGCAGACGGTTCGGCCCGGCCTCCTCAGCAGTGGTGGCCCGTGCGGTTTGATTTTTCTACGGTGGGCGGCGCCGAGTGGCACTTCATGTCAAGGCCCGCGACCTGA
- the lexA gene encoding transcriptional repressor LexA, whose translation MPPRLTPLRVTLLRLIARLTREGGGPPSAAELARAAGLGEPTVSFHLKALTELALIERQGPRGRLLLTDAARLAIQDGIPIYGQIAAGAPILAEQSPDHVTPSLDSLLGVKEGDFLLQVRGESMVGIGVMDGDYVLVRPTQEVLDGEVAVVLIPGDNAATLKRLYHFGPDIILVSENPAMARMSYPAGDVQVQGRMVARMGMAAPRPLNRRP comes from the coding sequence ATGCCCCCCCGCCTGACCCCCCTAAGAGTGACCCTGCTGCGGCTGATCGCGCGCCTCACCCGTGAAGGGGGCGGGCCGCCCAGCGCCGCCGAACTTGCCCGCGCCGCCGGGCTCGGCGAGCCCACGGTCTCGTTCCACCTCAAGGCCTTGACCGAACTCGCGCTGATTGAGCGCCAGGGCCCCCGGGGCCGCCTGCTGCTCACCGACGCCGCGCGCCTGGCCATTCAAGACGGCATCCCGATCTACGGCCAGATCGCCGCCGGGGCCCCGATCCTGGCCGAGCAAAGCCCCGACCACGTGACCCCTTCCCTGGATTCACTGCTAGGGGTCAAAGAGGGCGATTTCCTCTTGCAGGTGCGGGGCGAGAGCATGGTCGGCATCGGCGTGATGGACGGCGATTACGTGCTGGTGCGGCCCACGCAGGAAGTCCTGGACGGGGAAGTCGCCGTGGTGTTGATTCCCGGTGACAATGCCGCGACGCTCAAGCGGCTGTATCACTTCGGCCCCGACATCATTCTGGTGAGTGAAAACCCGGCGATGGCCCGCATGTCCTACCCGGCCGGCGACGTGCAGGTGCAGGGCCGGATGGTGGCCCGCATGGGCATGGCGGCGCCGCGCCCCCTGAACCGGAGGCCCTGA
- a CDS encoding thermonuclease family protein: MPRLLPLLLALSFTASAQVPASITGIPTVTDGDTLQIRGTKIRLWGVDAPESSQTCTRSGQVYGCGRAAANALAQLVRNKNVTCTRKDTDRYGRMVAVCTVGAVEVNRWLVQQGWALPYLQYGGQVYVGSAQQAKAAKKGVYAGTYQDPWAYRQNPSNPATAGTPRPSTPATPPAPSNISYANCAAVRAAGKAPLLRGQPGYAPKLDRDGDGVACE; this comes from the coding sequence ATGCCCCGCCTCTTGCCCCTGCTCCTTGCGCTGAGCTTCACTGCCTCTGCCCAGGTGCCCGCCAGCATCACGGGGATTCCCACGGTCACCGATGGGGACACCCTGCAAATTCGCGGGACGAAGATCCGCCTCTGGGGGGTGGACGCGCCGGAGTCCAGTCAGACCTGCACGCGGAGCGGCCAGGTGTACGGCTGCGGACGGGCGGCGGCCAACGCCCTGGCGCAGCTGGTGCGCAACAAAAATGTCACCTGCACCCGCAAGGACACCGACCGATACGGGCGCATGGTGGCGGTCTGCACCGTGGGCGCCGTGGAGGTCAACCGCTGGCTGGTGCAGCAGGGCTGGGCGCTGCCGTATCTCCAGTACGGCGGCCAGGTGTATGTGGGCAGCGCCCAGCAGGCCAAGGCGGCAAAGAAAGGCGTCTATGCCGGCACCTACCAGGACCCCTGGGCCTACCGCCAAAACCCCAGCAACCCGGCGACGGCGGGCACCCCCCGGCCCAGCACCCCGGCCACGCCCCCGGCGCCCAGCAACATCAGCTATGCCAACTGCGCAGCGGTGCGGGCGGCGGGCAAGGCCCCGCTGCTGCGGGGCCAGCCGGGCTACGCCCCGAAGCTGGACCGGGACGGTGATGGGGTGGCGTGCGAATGA